The genome window CCCATTCATTTAAAGTAGTTTCATCAGTACCTTTATTTTTTCTGTCTGCAAGATTTTTAATTAAATTATGGCTTGGATTAATTTCAAGAATGCGTTTATTATTATTCGCCATTCCTTGTCCAGTCGCTTTCATAATACGTTCCATATGCGCGGTCATACCGTTCTCATCAGCTACTAAACAACATGCGCTTTCACGTAAACGTTTTGAAATTTTTACTTCTTTTATTTCGTCTGATAATTTAGTTCTAAATAAATCGAGTAAGCCAACTAATTCTTCAACTGGTTTTTCTTCGTTCTTTTTCTCTTCTTCGGTTTCTTTTCCAACACCGTTGAGATCTAAGTCACCTTTATTGATAGATTTTAGGTTGTATTCACCATGTTTGCTATAGCTCATGATAAACCATTCATCTATTGGGTCAATTAAAAATAATACTTCAATACCTTTTGAAGTCAGTGCTTCCAAGTGAGGACTGCGTTCTATAGATTCAAAATTAGGACCTGTTAAATAATAGATTTCTTTTTGCCCATCAGCTTTTCTTTCAATATATTCTTTGAATGAAACCCAGCCGTCTTTTCCAGTTTTAGAAGATTTAAAACGAACTAAATCGCTTAAAGTTTCATGTTGTTCAAAGTCAAAATGAAAACCTTCTTTTAGGACAGCGCCAAAAGTTTTATAAAAATTGAAGTATTTTTCACTATCATTATTTGCTAAATTTTGTAGAGATGATAATACTTTTTTAATAATTTGTTTTTTAATTTGTGGAAGTTTGTTGTTGTGTTGCAAAATTTCTCTTGAAACATTTAATGGCAATTCATCTGTTTCAACAACGCCTGAAATAAATCTTAAATATTCAGGTAACAACTCTTTACATTTTTCTGTAATAGAAACTCTTTTAACATATAAATGTAGACCGTGATTATCTCTAGTGTATAGATCAAAAGGAGCTTCTGTAGGAACAAATACAACAGCATTAAAAGGAACTAAACCTTCAACACTGATGTGTTCCCAAAGTAATGGTTCTTTCCAATCCATAGAGATTTGTTTATATAATTCTTGATAATCTTCAGGTTTGTTTTCTCTTTTGTTTCGAGCCCATACAGGGGTAGATTTATTTAAACGAACTTCTTCAGTGGCTCCATCTTCTTTCTTTTCTAAGAAGAAAATTGGATACGTAACATAGTCGCTATATTTTCTAACAATTCCACGGATTTTCCAGTCATCAACAAATTCTTTTTCATCATCTTTTAAATGAAGTTCTATTGTTGTTCCTCTTGTTTCTTTATTGCTCGGTTCAATTGTATAAGTACCGTCTCCAGCTGAAGTCCATTTATAAGCTTCTCCGCCATGCGCTGAACGGCTTTCTACAACTATTTTTTTAGCAACCATAAAAGCAGAATAAAAACCAACACCAAATTGACCAATTAAGTTTGAGTCTTTTTTATCTTGTTCAGAAAGTTTTTCTAAAAACTTTTTAGTCCCAGAGCTCGCTATGGTTCCCAAGTTATTCATGAGCTCATCTTTGCTCATACCAATTCCATTATCTTCAATGACTAAAATATTATTTTCTTTGTCATTGCGAATTAAAATGGAATTTTCTTTTTCAGATTTTAGTAGATTATGATTTGTTATTTCTTCAAAACGTAATTTATCGACGGCATCACTAGAGTTGGAAATAAGTTCTCTGAGGAAAATTTCTTTATTTGAATATAGAGAGTGAACCATTAGGTTCATAAGTTGTTGAACTTCGGTTTGAAACGAATGGACTTCAGCTGTCATGGTGTTTTCCTTGTAACTATTTAATATAAAAGTAAAAAGAGTTAATTAGCGAACCCGCTTATAAGGAAGCTAAACAGAAGATGAAAGTAGTCAATACCTTTTAAAAAAAGGAATTTAGACTTTTAAACGAATTAAAGGTTCCAAGAATCCCCCCACTCAGCTTTACGAGCTTCTTTGTACTTCTGTCCATCTTTTTTTGAATGTGTTTTTAATATAAATCCATCTTTTGTACAAAGATTTAATTTTAAATGTCCGCTATGCACTTCTGGATGTCTTGTGATTCTAGCATTAAAGTGTTTTTCAAGATTATTTTTGCTGACTATTAAATAAGAGAATTTCTCATCTTCAAAGCCTTTTTCACCCATTTTAAGATTTTTATGCATAGAGGTTCTTTGCAGTCTAGTCGCAAAGTGGCACCAATCTTGTTTATTTAGAGCAGGGCATGATAAAGAATGAGGGCAAGGTGCTAATATATTTGCATTACTTTTTAAGAAAAAATTTCTAGCAAAGGTAACAGATTGAAATCCCAAAGGGGTTCCTGGCTCTATCAGAACAAAAAATTGTCCTGTTTTTTCCCAAAATTTAGAAAGAAAATGTTCTTTGTCTTTTTCTGAAATTTCATTAAAGGAGTAAGAGGCTAAGACCAGGTCTGCACTTTGGATACCATCAAGGGAATTTAGTACATTTTTTTGCAGCCAGTTGGCATTCTTCATTTTCTGCTGATTTAAAGCAAGTTTTTTGCCAATTTCAATCATTCCTTGGTTTTGCTCAATGAGCTGGATATTCTCTAACTCTGAAAAAGTTTCGCAGCTTGCCCAAGAAGCCGTGCCAGGACCTGCACCCACATCGAGAATACTTTTTAAATTTTCAGCAAAAGGAAGAACTTCTTGTAAAACTCTTTCAACAGCAGCATAAGTCGCTGGCATTCTGGCTAAAACATATGCTAAGCGTTCTAAATCACTGTTTAATGAAAATGCTATTTGTTCCCTATTATTCCTATAGTAAGTGGATAATTTTAAGTAAGCCTGTTGTAAGGCTGATGGTGCGTAATGTTTCGCAATTTCAGTGAGAGATTCTTGTAATTGATTTGGTAAGATCATATTTATACCTAGCAAAAAGTCACAAAATTAAAACAAACTTACTTTTTCACTTCTGTTTCAAGTTTGTCAATAAAATCTGTGGCTGTATCTTTTGCAGTATTTTCAGTGGATTTAGCACTTAATTGAACTTTTTCTAGAATCCAATGCACCGGTTTAGTATCTACAATATAGTAATGAAGAAAGGTGAATAATTTTTTTTCATTTTTAATAGGAATAGAGAACACAAAAAGCCAAATGAAGCCATATATTAAAAATATTACTGTTTTTTTTAAAAAAATCTGGAGCATCTTGACTTCCTTTATTTACCATTACTATTTTAACATATTAGAGGTATAAGTAGAATTTCACTTCTTTTTTTTTGACTCCACAATAGGATTACAACTTTATGTCTCAAACTGCTAGTAATGCCATCCAGCCAATTTTAAACCTGCAAGAAAATTGTTCTAATTTTTATAAAAAAATTAATGAGAAATATCATGAACAAATGAACTGTAAGCAGGGATGTGCAAGATGCTGTTTTGTAAATTTAAGTATTTTCCAGGCTGAAGCTTATAGAATTATTGTTTGGGTATTAAATTTAGATGCCGGGAAAAAGAAAGAATTATTAGAATTACTACAAAAACCTATGCAATCTGAAGAGAAAAATTTTCAAAATAAGTTAGCTTCTCCCTGTGTTTTTTTAAGAGACAATTCGTGTACAATTTATGAAGCAAGGCCTACTATTTGCCGAACTCAAGGTGTCCCATTGCAATTTAAACAAGTGGATAAAGAGAATAATATCAACATAACAGTAGATCATTGCCCATTAAATTTTTCAGATCAAGATAATTTCCCTAATAAAAACGAATGGTTAGACTTGGATAGGCTAAATACTTTACAAAGTATTGCAGAAAATTTCTTTTTAAAAAATCAGCAAAAACAAGATAGTCAAATTCAGCTAGCAGTAGATAAAAATCAAAGGATTTCTTTAACAAGTTTAAAAAAAGAGGTCATTAAAATTCTGGAAAAGGAAGAATAAAGAAATTTCAAATAAAAAAAGCCCATTCAAACGAATGAGCCTTTTTTATTGAACTGGAGTATTCAAGTAATATTAATTACTTGCCACTTGTTCTAGCTGCACGACGACGTCTTAGCAATTTTCTTTTCTTACGACCTACTTTACGACGACCTTTTGGATGCTTACGACGATGACGTGATCCGTGCATACCAACCTCCTGAAAATATTAAAAAAGTTAAAAAGTTTGTGTTCTTAAAATCTGGCAACTCTCCATAATGAAGCATTGCTGGAAGGATGGCAATATCACTCGCAATAACATTTTGCAAGAAAAATTTCCTCTTATAAAAGCTTTTGAAATTTAGTATGGATAATCTTGCATGCAAACCATATTCATTAGTTCTTGGGATCTTTTGAATTATTGTGTTAGTTATACTCATGAAGTTATGTTTTAAGTTTTTTTGAATTTGAGAAAAAAAAGAATGAAAGATAAAATGCGTATAAATCTTAAATTTAGATTTAACTCTGGGTCTTTATTAGCGTATTTTATATTTTCTGCTATCATTTTTATAGTATTATACCTAGTTATATGGACTTTATCTGTTAGGGCTGAAAGAATAGCTAACTTACGGCATGATGTAAAACTCATTATGGGCGGCATAACAGGGAGTATTTTAGGGACTGCAGAGCTAGATTCGCAAGGTTTACAAGATCAATCT of Pigmentibacter sp. JX0631 contains these proteins:
- the htpG gene encoding molecular chaperone HtpG, which translates into the protein MTAEVHSFQTEVQQLMNLMVHSLYSNKEIFLRELISNSSDAVDKLRFEEITNHNLLKSEKENSILIRNDKENNILVIEDNGIGMSKDELMNNLGTIASSGTKKFLEKLSEQDKKDSNLIGQFGVGFYSAFMVAKKIVVESRSAHGGEAYKWTSAGDGTYTIEPSNKETRGTTIELHLKDDEKEFVDDWKIRGIVRKYSDYVTYPIFFLEKKEDGATEEVRLNKSTPVWARNKRENKPEDYQELYKQISMDWKEPLLWEHISVEGLVPFNAVVFVPTEAPFDLYTRDNHGLHLYVKRVSITEKCKELLPEYLRFISGVVETDELPLNVSREILQHNNKLPQIKKQIIKKVLSSLQNLANNDSEKYFNFYKTFGAVLKEGFHFDFEQHETLSDLVRFKSSKTGKDGWVSFKEYIERKADGQKEIYYLTGPNFESIERSPHLEALTSKGIEVLFLIDPIDEWFIMSYSKHGEYNLKSINKGDLDLNGVGKETEEEKKNEEKPVEELVGLLDLFRTKLSDEIKEVKISKRLRESACCLVADENGMTAHMERIMKATGQGMANNNKRILEINPSHNLIKNLADRKNKGTDETTLNEWVEVLYETALLSEGSPVKNPGTFAKRLTKIMEMASGK
- a CDS encoding small ribosomal subunit Rsm22 family protein, with translation MILPNQLQESLTEIAKHYAPSALQQAYLKLSTYYRNNREQIAFSLNSDLERLAYVLARMPATYAAVERVLQEVLPFAENLKSILDVGAGPGTASWASCETFSELENIQLIEQNQGMIEIGKKLALNQQKMKNANWLQKNVLNSLDGIQSADLVLASYSFNEISEKDKEHFLSKFWEKTGQFFVLIEPGTPLGFQSVTFARNFFLKSNANILAPCPHSLSCPALNKQDWCHFATRLQRTSMHKNLKMGEKGFEDEKFSYLIVSKNNLEKHFNARITRHPEVHSGHLKLNLCTKDGFILKTHSKKDGQKYKEARKAEWGDSWNL
- a CDS encoding YkgJ family cysteine cluster protein, with translation MSQTASNAIQPILNLQENCSNFYKKINEKYHEQMNCKQGCARCCFVNLSIFQAEAYRIIVWVLNLDAGKKKELLELLQKPMQSEEKNFQNKLASPCVFLRDNSCTIYEARPTICRTQGVPLQFKQVDKENNINITVDHCPLNFSDQDNFPNKNEWLDLDRLNTLQSIAENFFLKNQQKQDSQIQLAVDKNQRISLTSLKKEVIKILEKEE